A DNA window from Longimicrobium sp. contains the following coding sequences:
- a CDS encoding transketolase C-terminal domain-containing protein codes for MRTAFIEALADEARRDPRVVLMTGDLGFGVFHGFMDELGPQFVNAGVAEQNMTGMAAGMALAGKCVFTYSIANFPVLRTLEQIRNDVCYHDADVRIVAVGGGMCYGSLGPSHHATEDLAVMRAMPNLLVVAPGDPVETKLAVRALVRHRGPAYLRLGRAGEPVVHTSEPPFELGKAITVREGGDVTLISTGGQLRDTVAAAEILAAEDRVGARVVSMHTLKPLDADAVLAAARETGAIFTVEEHSIIGGLGSAVAEVLMEADERPQHFRRIGLRAGFSSVTGDQDYLRAHYGLDTAGILQTVRGVLAGAPSS; via the coding sequence ATGAGAACCGCGTTCATCGAGGCGCTGGCCGACGAGGCCCGGCGCGACCCGCGCGTGGTGCTGATGACGGGGGATCTCGGCTTCGGCGTGTTCCACGGCTTCATGGACGAGCTGGGGCCGCAGTTCGTGAACGCCGGCGTGGCCGAGCAGAACATGACCGGGATGGCGGCGGGGATGGCGCTGGCGGGAAAGTGCGTCTTCACCTATTCCATCGCCAACTTCCCCGTGCTGCGCACGCTGGAGCAGATCCGCAACGACGTGTGCTACCACGACGCCGACGTGCGTATCGTGGCCGTGGGCGGGGGGATGTGCTACGGCTCGCTGGGCCCTTCGCATCACGCCACCGAGGACCTGGCGGTGATGCGCGCGATGCCGAACCTGCTCGTCGTCGCGCCGGGCGATCCCGTGGAGACGAAGCTGGCGGTGCGCGCGCTGGTCCGCCACCGCGGCCCCGCGTACCTGCGCCTGGGCCGCGCGGGCGAGCCCGTCGTCCACACCTCCGAGCCGCCGTTCGAGCTGGGGAAGGCGATCACGGTTCGCGAGGGCGGCGACGTCACCCTCATCTCCACCGGCGGGCAGCTGCGCGACACGGTGGCCGCGGCGGAGATCCTGGCAGCCGAGGACAGGGTGGGCGCGCGCGTCGTCTCCATGCACACGCTCAAGCCGCTGGACGCCGACGCGGTGCTGGCGGCCGCGCGGGAGACCGGCGCGATCTTCACCGTCGAGGAGCACAGCATCATCGGCGGGCTGGGGAGCGCGGTGGCCGAGGTGCTGATGGAGGCCGACGAGCGCCCGCAGCACTTCCGGCGCATCGGCCTGCGCGCGGGCTTCTCGTCCGTCACGGGCGACCAGGACTACCTGCGCGCCCACTACGGCCTCGACACCGCCGGCATCCTGCAGACGGTCCGCGGCGTCCTCGCCGGCGCGCCATCGTCCTGA
- a CDS encoding transketolase — translation MQTLTTAPDFEAMRALAWRLRRHTLEMTSRAGSSHVGTNFSMTEILSVLYSGVLRVDPARPDWPERDRFVVSKGHGAAAVYAVLAERGFFALDELDTFYLNGSRLAGHVTKTVPGVELSTGSLGHGLSVATGMALAAKRDGRDFRAFCLLSDGELDEGSNWEPILFAPQHGLDNLVAVVDYNKIQSLGSVSEVMELEPLADKWRAFRWAVREVDGHDVRALWSALSGVPAETGRPTVVIAHTVKGKGVSFMEHQLLWHYRCPKGDELESALAELEAARP, via the coding sequence CGCGCCCGACTTCGAGGCGATGCGCGCGCTGGCGTGGAGGCTCCGCCGGCACACGCTGGAGATGACCAGCCGCGCCGGCAGCTCGCACGTGGGCACCAACTTCTCGATGACCGAGATCCTGTCGGTGCTCTACTCCGGCGTCCTGCGCGTCGATCCGGCGCGCCCCGACTGGCCGGAACGCGACCGCTTCGTGGTCTCCAAGGGCCACGGCGCGGCGGCCGTGTACGCGGTGCTGGCCGAGCGCGGCTTCTTCGCGCTCGACGAGCTCGACACCTTCTACCTGAACGGGAGCCGGCTGGCCGGGCACGTCACCAAGACGGTGCCCGGGGTGGAGCTCTCCACCGGCTCGCTCGGCCACGGCCTCTCCGTGGCCACGGGGATGGCGCTGGCCGCGAAGCGCGACGGGCGGGACTTCCGCGCCTTCTGCCTCCTTTCCGACGGCGAGCTGGACGAGGGGTCGAACTGGGAGCCGATCCTCTTCGCGCCGCAGCACGGGCTCGACAACCTCGTGGCGGTGGTCGACTACAACAAGATCCAGAGCCTGGGAAGCGTGAGCGAGGTGATGGAGCTGGAGCCGCTGGCCGACAAGTGGCGCGCCTTCCGCTGGGCGGTGCGCGAGGTCGACGGCCACGACGTGCGGGCGCTCTGGTCCGCGCTGTCCGGGGTGCCCGCGGAGACCGGCCGGCCCACCGTGGTGATCGCGCACACGGTGAAGGGGAAGGGAGTGAGCTTCATGGAGCACCAGCTCCTCTGGCACTACCGCTGCCCGAAGGGCGACGAGCTGGAGAGCGCGCTGGCCGAGCTGGAGGCTGCCCGCCCATGA